Proteins encoded by one window of Babylonia areolata isolate BAREFJ2019XMU chromosome 8, ASM4173473v1, whole genome shotgun sequence:
- the LOC143284797 gene encoding uncharacterized protein LOC143284797 isoform X2, with product MDLDQLQLEVDGVTRSFAEWTSDFVDSHYPNVGHDCYRVPALHFNQQPLSHAAPAAGTEPQLLLDALDKSTAVGDLAHTIVLERLEELSHHLRATGQGPLFIISSVVFDNYLAKLQTSRPKAKNPCSCSKLGVQHSQPRTELHSPAEAELQQPHSNTEVQSSHPRDRLPVANLKHSSSAPKTTKGKRARLACGCLKEDSKEDEGQQLLPPRPSDTGQRGEIDVLLLHRNGGVVLIEVKATGHASSPGTSSEEDLQLALQRRVKRAWKQLKKNCDTLQYVMPDLGLSDVTLVVAFPYVTREQLMQAVSTLSLDPNLRFLCKDDIEPLIPGNPLSPSQAAESSAGCSPQDVDIPGLSWWQSTIVDNVSKQLSVDSMKTIVGRICGLMSVVSVWTVSRPRLEVRTTAQAIMESGRRLADIVLLPCQTELLAQPSLHRLWLTGPMGSGKTLMLQLKGRHWLKEGRRVIVINVRIASRGRPQGHVLEESIRRGMDGHSGPGSVERHDVALDELQFESLQRKLAAGGPTQNACFVVDEVLTDMSVIGQTLAQHYPNCPIWCVATYVAPVPKAFFSFKLGSVLRSPPSVQLMLKELDLNPNHKFAYMTRSATRGLPCDGPPIIFIEHFKHNTQVRHLDCSQCANELADILENKVGLKLHPSSPEVDHSTTRSADTLSKSLSLQPDAKVVSDTTETASLSFRDVLILIVLPSSAFKYKEGYHWESPMNGVLEFGMYMGTSCFLSTLRERGVPWKYVVDNTLKEIAFPPEDEVIISNVMGAHGLERKVVVLVRGGPALTKEEVKDHISRYLTVKTASNTGGQSEMSCIQDFLKSPLDSWSSSKQQSLFISLMHEVSEYIYPQLTIPLSPSPEEAKNIFCRLFGDMLVKETQSFTAEKIGQEGLHSQQTQMTPQTLSSLTKPRRGMEYRCDPLLLPSISHNQSKDTEASPAAQPEARCGEGAEERNFVFSTPGMQEHLEQRQREVRRIQQAIESLSEDDKDWEFFAASRCLSQYISILS from the exons ATG GATCTGGACCAGCTACAGCTGGAGGTGGACGGGGTGACGCGCAGTTTCGCCGAATGGACCTCGGATTTCGTGGACAGCCACTACCCCAATGTGGGTCACGACTGCTACCGGGTGCCTGCCCTCCACTTCAACCAGCAGCCACTCAGCCACGCGGCGCCGGCTGCCGGCACTGAACCCCAGCTGCTGTTGGATGCTCTG GATAAAAGCACAGCTGTGGGAGACCTTGCCCACACCATCGTTCTAGAGAGGCTGGAGGAACTGAGTCATCACCTTCGGGCGACAGGCCAAGGTCCACTCTTCATCATCAGTTCCGTTGTTTTTGACAACTACTTGGCCAAGCTCCAGACCTCACGCCCCAAGGCTAAAAACCCGTGCTCATGTTCCAAGCTTGGAGTGCAACATTCCCAGCCCAGAACCGAACTGCACTCCCCTGCTGAGGCTGAACTCCAACAACCCCATAGTAACACTGAAGTTCAGTCCTCCCATCCTAGAGATCGACTTCCTGTTGCTAATCTCAAGCACTCAAGCTCAGCCCCCAAAACAACGAAGGGCAAAAGGGCCAGATTGGCTTGTGGTTGTTTGAAAGAAGATTCCAAAGAag ATGAAGGGCAGCAACTCTTACCACCCAGGCCATCTGACACCGGACAGCGCGGTGAAATAGACGTCCTCCTTCTGCATAGAAATGGCGGGGTTGTGCTGATTGAG GTGAAGGCCACAGGCCATGCCAGCAGCCCCGGGACGTCCTCAGAAGAGGACCTGCAGTTGGCCCTCCAGCGTCGGGTGAAGAGAGCCTGGAAGCAGCTGAAAAAGAATTGTGACACCCTGCAGTACGTCATGCCAGACTTAGGCTTGTCTGATGTCACTTTGGTCGTCGCTTTCCCGTATGTGACCAGAGAGCAACTGATGCAG GCTGTCTCCACTCTGTCTTTGGACCCAAATCTGCGATTCCTGTGTAAGGACGACATAGAACCTCTCATCCCGGGGAATCCCCTGTCACCATCACAGGCGGCGGAGAGCAGTGCTGGGTGTTCCCCTCAAGACGTGGACATTCCTGGCCTGTCGTGGTGGCAGAGCACCATCGTTGACAACGTCAGCAAACAGTTGTCTGTGGATTCCATGAAGACCATTGTTGGCAG GATCTGTGGCCTGATGtcggtggtgtctgtgtggactGTCAGCCGGCCCCGTTTGGAGGTTCGGACAACGGCCCAAGCCATCATGGAGAGCGGCCGTCGCCTGGCGGACATTGTGCTGCTTCCCTGTCAAACAGAGCTCCTGGCCCAACCCTCCCTGCATCGTCTGTGGCTGACGGGGCCCATGGGGTCGGGGAAAACCCTCATGCTGCAGCTGAAGGGCCGCCATTGGCTGAAGGAAGGCAGAAGAGTGATTGTCATCAATGTTCGCATAGCCTCCAGAGGCCGTCCTCAAGGTCATGTCTTGGAGGAAAGCATTCGGCGAGGAATGGACGGTCACTCTGGACCAGGAAGCGTTGAGAGACATGACGTGGCCTTGGATGAACTCCAGTTTGAGAGTCTGCAGAGAAAGCTGGCAGCAGGAGGACCAACACAGAATGCTTGTTTTGTGGTGGACGAAGTGCTGACTGATATGTCTGTCATCGGCCAGACACTTGCACAGCACTATCCTAACTGCCCTATCTGGTGTGTAGCAACCTACGTCGCTCCAGTTCCGAAAGCTTTCTTCAGCTTCAAACTTGGATCTGTATTGAGAAGCCCACCTTCTGTTCAGTTGATGCtaaaggagttagatttaaaccCGAATCACAAATTTGCCTACATGACTCGAAGTGCGACCAGAGGACTACCTTGTGATGGACCACCAATCATTTTCATTGAGCACTTcaagcacaacacacaggtaCGCCACCTGGACTGCTCACAGTGTGCGAATGAATTGGCTGACATTTTGGAGAACAAAGTGGGCCTCAAGCTGCATCCCTCATCACCAGAAGTTGACCACTCAACAACAAGATCTGCAGATACACTGTCCAAATCTTTGTCTCTTCAGCCAGATGCCAAAGTTGTTTCTGACACTACTGAAACAGCTTCACTATCTTTTCGAGACGTTTTGATCTTGATCGTCCTTCCTTCATCAGCTTTCAAATACAAAGAAGGCTACCACTGGGAATCACCCATGAATGGTGTGCTTGAGTTTGGTATGTACATGGGTACATCTTGCTTTTTGTCCACTCTCCGAGAACGAGGGGTGCCCTGGAAGTACGTTGTGGATAACACCCTGAAAGAGATAGCCTTTCCACCAGAAGATGAGGTCATCATCAGTAACGTCATGGGAGCACATGGTCTGGAAAGGAAAGTAGTTGTCCTTGTGCGTGGTGGACCTGCACTGACTAAGGAAGAAGTCAAAGATCACATCTCTCGTTACCTGACTGTCAAAACGGCCTCCAACACAGGTGGACAATCTGAAATGAGTTGCATTCAGGACTTTCTGAAAAGTCCGTTGGACAGTTGGAGTAGTAGCAAACAGCagtctctctttatttccttgATGCACGAGGTTTCTGAATACATTTACCCACAGCTGACcatacctctgtctccctcccctgaAGAGGCAAAAAACATTTTCTGTCGTCTGTTTGGTGACATGCTGGTGAAAGAAACCCAATCCTTCACTGCAGAAAAGATTGGCCAAGAAGGCCTTCACAGTCAGCAGACCCAGATGACTCCCCAGACATTGTCATCTCTGACTAAACCACGCCGTGGCATGGAATACAGGTGTGACCCGCTTTTGCTTCCTTCCATTTCCCACAACCAGTCAAAGGACACAGAAGCATCTCCTGCTGCACAACCGGAGGCCAGGTGTGGTGAAGGTGCAGAAGAAAGGAACTTTGTGTTCTCCACGCCTGGTATGCAGGAGCATCTGGAACAGCGGCAGAGAGAAGTGAGGCGCATCCAGCAAGCCATAGAGTCGCTTTCGGAGGATGACAAGGACTGGGAGTTTTTTGCTGCCTCACGCTGCCTTTCTCAGTATATCTCCATCCTCTCCTGA
- the LOC143284797 gene encoding uncharacterized protein LOC143284797 isoform X1, with protein MGMMHYSDLDQLQLEVDGVTRSFAEWTSDFVDSHYPNVGHDCYRVPALHFNQQPLSHAAPAAGTEPQLLLDALDKSTAVGDLAHTIVLERLEELSHHLRATGQGPLFIISSVVFDNYLAKLQTSRPKAKNPCSCSKLGVQHSQPRTELHSPAEAELQQPHSNTEVQSSHPRDRLPVANLKHSSSAPKTTKGKRARLACGCLKEDSKEDEGQQLLPPRPSDTGQRGEIDVLLLHRNGGVVLIEVKATGHASSPGTSSEEDLQLALQRRVKRAWKQLKKNCDTLQYVMPDLGLSDVTLVVAFPYVTREQLMQAVSTLSLDPNLRFLCKDDIEPLIPGNPLSPSQAAESSAGCSPQDVDIPGLSWWQSTIVDNVSKQLSVDSMKTIVGRICGLMSVVSVWTVSRPRLEVRTTAQAIMESGRRLADIVLLPCQTELLAQPSLHRLWLTGPMGSGKTLMLQLKGRHWLKEGRRVIVINVRIASRGRPQGHVLEESIRRGMDGHSGPGSVERHDVALDELQFESLQRKLAAGGPTQNACFVVDEVLTDMSVIGQTLAQHYPNCPIWCVATYVAPVPKAFFSFKLGSVLRSPPSVQLMLKELDLNPNHKFAYMTRSATRGLPCDGPPIIFIEHFKHNTQVRHLDCSQCANELADILENKVGLKLHPSSPEVDHSTTRSADTLSKSLSLQPDAKVVSDTTETASLSFRDVLILIVLPSSAFKYKEGYHWESPMNGVLEFGMYMGTSCFLSTLRERGVPWKYVVDNTLKEIAFPPEDEVIISNVMGAHGLERKVVVLVRGGPALTKEEVKDHISRYLTVKTASNTGGQSEMSCIQDFLKSPLDSWSSSKQQSLFISLMHEVSEYIYPQLTIPLSPSPEEAKNIFCRLFGDMLVKETQSFTAEKIGQEGLHSQQTQMTPQTLSSLTKPRRGMEYRCDPLLLPSISHNQSKDTEASPAAQPEARCGEGAEERNFVFSTPGMQEHLEQRQREVRRIQQAIESLSEDDKDWEFFAASRCLSQYISILS; from the exons ATGGGGATGATGCATTATTCA GATCTGGACCAGCTACAGCTGGAGGTGGACGGGGTGACGCGCAGTTTCGCCGAATGGACCTCGGATTTCGTGGACAGCCACTACCCCAATGTGGGTCACGACTGCTACCGGGTGCCTGCCCTCCACTTCAACCAGCAGCCACTCAGCCACGCGGCGCCGGCTGCCGGCACTGAACCCCAGCTGCTGTTGGATGCTCTG GATAAAAGCACAGCTGTGGGAGACCTTGCCCACACCATCGTTCTAGAGAGGCTGGAGGAACTGAGTCATCACCTTCGGGCGACAGGCCAAGGTCCACTCTTCATCATCAGTTCCGTTGTTTTTGACAACTACTTGGCCAAGCTCCAGACCTCACGCCCCAAGGCTAAAAACCCGTGCTCATGTTCCAAGCTTGGAGTGCAACATTCCCAGCCCAGAACCGAACTGCACTCCCCTGCTGAGGCTGAACTCCAACAACCCCATAGTAACACTGAAGTTCAGTCCTCCCATCCTAGAGATCGACTTCCTGTTGCTAATCTCAAGCACTCAAGCTCAGCCCCCAAAACAACGAAGGGCAAAAGGGCCAGATTGGCTTGTGGTTGTTTGAAAGAAGATTCCAAAGAag ATGAAGGGCAGCAACTCTTACCACCCAGGCCATCTGACACCGGACAGCGCGGTGAAATAGACGTCCTCCTTCTGCATAGAAATGGCGGGGTTGTGCTGATTGAG GTGAAGGCCACAGGCCATGCCAGCAGCCCCGGGACGTCCTCAGAAGAGGACCTGCAGTTGGCCCTCCAGCGTCGGGTGAAGAGAGCCTGGAAGCAGCTGAAAAAGAATTGTGACACCCTGCAGTACGTCATGCCAGACTTAGGCTTGTCTGATGTCACTTTGGTCGTCGCTTTCCCGTATGTGACCAGAGAGCAACTGATGCAG GCTGTCTCCACTCTGTCTTTGGACCCAAATCTGCGATTCCTGTGTAAGGACGACATAGAACCTCTCATCCCGGGGAATCCCCTGTCACCATCACAGGCGGCGGAGAGCAGTGCTGGGTGTTCCCCTCAAGACGTGGACATTCCTGGCCTGTCGTGGTGGCAGAGCACCATCGTTGACAACGTCAGCAAACAGTTGTCTGTGGATTCCATGAAGACCATTGTTGGCAG GATCTGTGGCCTGATGtcggtggtgtctgtgtggactGTCAGCCGGCCCCGTTTGGAGGTTCGGACAACGGCCCAAGCCATCATGGAGAGCGGCCGTCGCCTGGCGGACATTGTGCTGCTTCCCTGTCAAACAGAGCTCCTGGCCCAACCCTCCCTGCATCGTCTGTGGCTGACGGGGCCCATGGGGTCGGGGAAAACCCTCATGCTGCAGCTGAAGGGCCGCCATTGGCTGAAGGAAGGCAGAAGAGTGATTGTCATCAATGTTCGCATAGCCTCCAGAGGCCGTCCTCAAGGTCATGTCTTGGAGGAAAGCATTCGGCGAGGAATGGACGGTCACTCTGGACCAGGAAGCGTTGAGAGACATGACGTGGCCTTGGATGAACTCCAGTTTGAGAGTCTGCAGAGAAAGCTGGCAGCAGGAGGACCAACACAGAATGCTTGTTTTGTGGTGGACGAAGTGCTGACTGATATGTCTGTCATCGGCCAGACACTTGCACAGCACTATCCTAACTGCCCTATCTGGTGTGTAGCAACCTACGTCGCTCCAGTTCCGAAAGCTTTCTTCAGCTTCAAACTTGGATCTGTATTGAGAAGCCCACCTTCTGTTCAGTTGATGCtaaaggagttagatttaaaccCGAATCACAAATTTGCCTACATGACTCGAAGTGCGACCAGAGGACTACCTTGTGATGGACCACCAATCATTTTCATTGAGCACTTcaagcacaacacacaggtaCGCCACCTGGACTGCTCACAGTGTGCGAATGAATTGGCTGACATTTTGGAGAACAAAGTGGGCCTCAAGCTGCATCCCTCATCACCAGAAGTTGACCACTCAACAACAAGATCTGCAGATACACTGTCCAAATCTTTGTCTCTTCAGCCAGATGCCAAAGTTGTTTCTGACACTACTGAAACAGCTTCACTATCTTTTCGAGACGTTTTGATCTTGATCGTCCTTCCTTCATCAGCTTTCAAATACAAAGAAGGCTACCACTGGGAATCACCCATGAATGGTGTGCTTGAGTTTGGTATGTACATGGGTACATCTTGCTTTTTGTCCACTCTCCGAGAACGAGGGGTGCCCTGGAAGTACGTTGTGGATAACACCCTGAAAGAGATAGCCTTTCCACCAGAAGATGAGGTCATCATCAGTAACGTCATGGGAGCACATGGTCTGGAAAGGAAAGTAGTTGTCCTTGTGCGTGGTGGACCTGCACTGACTAAGGAAGAAGTCAAAGATCACATCTCTCGTTACCTGACTGTCAAAACGGCCTCCAACACAGGTGGACAATCTGAAATGAGTTGCATTCAGGACTTTCTGAAAAGTCCGTTGGACAGTTGGAGTAGTAGCAAACAGCagtctctctttatttccttgATGCACGAGGTTTCTGAATACATTTACCCACAGCTGACcatacctctgtctccctcccctgaAGAGGCAAAAAACATTTTCTGTCGTCTGTTTGGTGACATGCTGGTGAAAGAAACCCAATCCTTCACTGCAGAAAAGATTGGCCAAGAAGGCCTTCACAGTCAGCAGACCCAGATGACTCCCCAGACATTGTCATCTCTGACTAAACCACGCCGTGGCATGGAATACAGGTGTGACCCGCTTTTGCTTCCTTCCATTTCCCACAACCAGTCAAAGGACACAGAAGCATCTCCTGCTGCACAACCGGAGGCCAGGTGTGGTGAAGGTGCAGAAGAAAGGAACTTTGTGTTCTCCACGCCTGGTATGCAGGAGCATCTGGAACAGCGGCAGAGAGAAGTGAGGCGCATCCAGCAAGCCATAGAGTCGCTTTCGGAGGATGACAAGGACTGGGAGTTTTTTGCTGCCTCACGCTGCCTTTCTCAGTATATCTCCATCCTCTCCTGA
- the LOC143284798 gene encoding ciliary microtubule inner protein 7-like, producing MPMASEIVGSWFPTGYYGHFRSKSRNDFVCEYRQLAKPPPPDKFLRRSKEPCARHVFSTHDNRNSFMTDALYFEQGLGRKRSPTKAYSFKPDFYTWMPIKDEIERSRPEVSTYQLDFSARKGSVKQLLVKRPKTSFEGTPTTTYRYVHGEMAPNREEIRGTASGALQLTAHSRLHRAKTARPACRDTVASCLSWYRPKVPAATAVTDFSQHHVQHVPAPPQTAPPPSSLAQQTQQPPVVAAPPPPVAVVAAE from the exons TTCCCCACCGGTTACTACGGTCACTTTCGCAGCAAATCACGCAATGACTTTGTGTGTGAATACAGACAGCTGGCCAAACCCCCACCTCCCGACAAATTCCTCAGGAGATcgaag GAGCCGTGTGCCCGCCATGTCTTCTCCACTCACGACAACCGCAACTCCTTCATGACGGACGCTCTCTACTTCGAACAG GGTTTAGGCCGGAAGCGAAGCCCGACCAAGGCCTACTCCTTCAAGCCCGACTTCTACACCTGGATGCCCATCAAGGACGAGATCGAGCGGAGCCGTCCCGAGGTGTCCACCTACCAGCTGGACTTCTCTGCCAGGAAGGGCAGCGTCAAGCAGCTGCTGGTCAAGCGGCCCAAGACGTCCTTCGAGGGcacgcccaccaccacctaccGCTACGTGCACGGCGAGATGGCGCCTAACAGGGAGGAGATCCGCGGCACGGCTAGCGGCGCCCTGCAGCTGACGGCCCACAGCCGCCTGCACCGGGCCAAGACGGCCCGCCCGGCCTGCAGGGACACGGTGGCCTCCTGCCTCAGCTGGTACCGCCCCAAGGTGCCCGCCGCCACCGCCGTCACCGACTTCAGTCAGCACCACGTGCAGCACGTCCCCGCCCCGCCCCAGACGgcgccgcccccctcctccctcgcccAGCAGACACAGCAGCCCCCTGTCGTTGCTGCCCCGCCTCCCCCAGTGGCCGTGGTGGCAGCAGAATGA